One region of Armigeres subalbatus isolate Guangzhou_Male chromosome 3, GZ_Asu_2, whole genome shotgun sequence genomic DNA includes:
- the LOC134224482 gene encoding pre-mRNA-splicing factor 38B isoform X2 — protein MESEYYDDEPQQQQHPPKKSAKQNNALPLWGNESTMNLNPLILANIQGSSYFKVSLFKLKTYHEVVDEIYYQVKHLEPWERGSRKTSGQTGMCGGVRGVGAGGIVSTAFCLLYKLYTLRLTRKQVNGLLTHGDSPYIRALGFMYLRFTQPPADLYDWYESYLLDEEEIDVKAGGGQVDYDNRNNDPPVADKTGLVLYAVPANSGTNPEAE, from the exons ATGGAGTCCGAATACTACGATG ACGAAccgcaacagcagcagcacccACCGAAGAAATCTGCGAAGCAGAACAATGCTTTGCCGCTATGGGGAAACGAAAGTACAATGAATCTAAACCCACTGATCTTGGCGAACATACAGGGGTCCAGTTACTTCAAAG TGTCCTTGTTTAAACTGAAGACTTATCACGAAGTGGTAGATGAGATCTACTACCAGGTCAAACATCTTGAACCCTGGGAGCGAGGGTCGCGTAAAACATCCGGCCAAACTGGAATGTGCGGTGGG GTTCGAGGAGTTGGAGCTGGAGGAATCGTTTCAACCGCCTTTTGTTTGCTCTACAAACTGTACACTTTACGTTTGACGAGGAAGCAGGTCAATGGACTTCTTACCCACGGCGATTCGCCGTACATAAGAGCTTTAG GTTTTATGTATCTAAGATTCACGCAACCTCCAGCTGATTTATACGATTGGTACGAGTCGTATTTGTTAGATGAAGAGGAAATTGATGTAAAAGCTGGAGGTGGCCAGGTAG ACTATGACAATCGGAACAATGATCCGCCAGTGGCTGACAAAACTGGATTGGTTCTCTACGCTGTTCCCGCGAATTCCGGTACCAATCCAGAAGCAGAATGA
- the LOC134224482 gene encoding pre-mRNA-splicing factor 38B isoform X1, with translation MESEYYDDEPQQQQHPPKKSAKQNNALPLWGNESTMNLNPLILANIQGSSYFKVSLFKLKTYHEVVDEIYYQVKHLEPWERGSRKTSGQTGMCGGVRGVGAGGIVSTAFCLLYKLYTLRLTRKQVNGLLTHGDSPYIRALGFMYLRFTQPPADLYDWYESYLLDEEEIDVKAGGGQTMTIGTMIRQWLTKLDWFSTLFPRIPVPIQKQNESKLEKFARENNVTFSDPVNDRYNKANSQRYERPTGSTRGDYGEPSRVKYTGHCDRDSEPTRSAARFDRDDDLRRGRDRERERDRDRDRDRRERDRDYDRGRERYREKRSRSRDRDRQRDRDRDYERRHR, from the exons ATGGAGTCCGAATACTACGATG ACGAAccgcaacagcagcagcacccACCGAAGAAATCTGCGAAGCAGAACAATGCTTTGCCGCTATGGGGAAACGAAAGTACAATGAATCTAAACCCACTGATCTTGGCGAACATACAGGGGTCCAGTTACTTCAAAG TGTCCTTGTTTAAACTGAAGACTTATCACGAAGTGGTAGATGAGATCTACTACCAGGTCAAACATCTTGAACCCTGGGAGCGAGGGTCGCGTAAAACATCCGGCCAAACTGGAATGTGCGGTGGG GTTCGAGGAGTTGGAGCTGGAGGAATCGTTTCAACCGCCTTTTGTTTGCTCTACAAACTGTACACTTTACGTTTGACGAGGAAGCAGGTCAATGGACTTCTTACCCACGGCGATTCGCCGTACATAAGAGCTTTAG GTTTTATGTATCTAAGATTCACGCAACCTCCAGCTGATTTATACGATTGGTACGAGTCGTATTTGTTAGATGAAGAGGAAATTGATGTAAAAGCTGGAGGTGGCCAG ACTATGACAATCGGAACAATGATCCGCCAGTGGCTGACAAAACTGGATTGGTTCTCTACGCTGTTCCCGCGAATTCCGGTACCAATCCAGAAGCAGAATGAGTCTAAACTGGAGAAATTCGCTCGGGAGAACAATGTCACGTTTTCCGATCCGGTGAACGATCGCTACAATAAGGCAAATTCTCAACGCTACGAACGCCCGACTGGGAGCACACGTGGCGATTATGGCGAACCGAGTCGTGTGAAATACACGGGCCATTGCGATCGTGATAGCGAACCGACGCGATCGGCTGCCCGCTTCGATCGCGATGACGATCTACGTCGGGGAAGGGATCGTGAACGCGAGAGAGACAGAGATCGCGATAGAGACAGGAGAGAGCGGGACAGAGACTACGACCGCGGTCGGGAGCGATACCGCGAAAAGCGATCCAGATCAAGGGATCGCGACCGTCAACGCGATCGAGATAGGGATTACGAACGACGGCATCGTTAG